GCTGGATGGGCATGTAGACGCCGGCGGCGAGCATCGCGGGGAAGAACACCGAGAGGCTGACCGCCTGGGCGATCTTCACGGTGGGGGACAGCGCGGAGATCAGCGCGCCGAGCGCCAGCAGGCACACCACCGCCAGCAGCAGGGTCAGCGCGTAGCCCGCGACCTGGGTCGGCAGGGCGACGCCGGAGACGATGCGCCCGACCGCCAGGGTGGCCACGGCGGAGAACAGCGAGGCGACGGCGTGCAGTCCCACCTGGGCGCCGAGAACGGCGGTGGGGCGCATGGGGGTGGTGGACATGCGGCGCAGGATGCCGCGCTCGCGGTAGCCGGTGATCACCGGGGGCATGGCCATCAGACCGGCCATGATCATCGAGAGGAGCACGGCGACGGGCACGTAGGCCTCGACGGTGGTGAGGCCGCCGAGCTCCTTCATGGGCTCGGTCATGGACGGGATGAAGCCG
The DNA window shown above is from Streptomyces sp. V2I9 and carries:
- a CDS encoding ABC transporter permease; this translates as MSAATAPSVPSTTGASRTGRAVLRAELILFFREPGSVFWVMAFPTLLLVVLGFIPSMTEPMKELGGLTTVEAYVPVAVLLSMIMAGLMAMPPVITGYRERGILRRMSTTPMRPTAVLGAQVGLHAVASLFSAVATLAVGRIVSGVALPTQVAGYALTLLLAVVCLLALGALISALSPTVKIAQAVSLSVFFPAMLAAGVYMPIQQMPELMADIVEKLPFGAAAQALNQATAGDWPDWIHLGVLALWTLVLSVCATRWFRWE